The proteins below are encoded in one region of Deinococcus fonticola:
- a CDS encoding menaquinone biosynthetic enzyme MqnA/MqnD family protein, with translation MTNHQPLPIHHLRPYRAGWIHFTNVAPILDPLVLPPSVTAITGVPTEMNEALLTGRVDIANISAVEFIRHADTLAALPDFSVAVLGPVYSVNLFHTCPLPDMRRIALTSQSAMSVALLEVLLREWGLSPVLERAEGEAEELLAQGFDGVLRIGDSALKEWYGVVGPFTDETIVPEIPQTGRGITVTDLAEEWFNVTGRPFVFAVWAYRKDNPPPAELLRAMRLARRYGIGHLAEVSARHALKLGLPEDVVQHYLWNFRYHLEEADRQALRLFADRAVPGHAELCFGPCDKDSG, from the coding sequence ATGACCAATCATCAACCATTACCGATCCACCATCTGCGTCCTTACCGTGCAGGCTGGATTCACTTTACGAATGTCGCGCCGATTCTCGACCCGCTGGTGTTGCCGCCTTCAGTGACAGCCATCACTGGTGTACCGACCGAGATGAACGAGGCGCTGCTGACTGGCCGGGTAGATATTGCCAACATCAGCGCGGTGGAGTTCATCCGGCACGCCGATACGCTGGCAGCCCTGCCGGATTTCTCGGTGGCGGTGCTGGGGCCGGTGTACTCGGTGAACCTGTTTCACACCTGCCCTTTGCCGGACATGCGGCGCATTGCCCTGACCTCGCAGTCGGCCATGAGCGTGGCGCTGCTGGAGGTGCTGCTGCGCGAGTGGGGCCTGTCGCCGGTGCTGGAACGGGCCGAGGGCGAGGCCGAGGAACTGCTGGCACAGGGATTCGATGGCGTCCTGCGCATTGGTGACAGCGCCCTGAAGGAATGGTACGGCGTGGTGGGGCCGTTCACGGACGAGACGATCGTGCCGGAAATTCCGCAGACCGGGCGCGGAATTACGGTGACCGACCTGGCCGAGGAGTGGTTCAATGTCACGGGCCGGCCGTTCGTGTTCGCGGTATGGGCTTACCGCAAGGACAACCCGCCCCCCGCCGAACTTCTCAGGGCCATGCGCTTGGCGCGGCGGTACGGCATCGGTCACCTGGCCGAGGTGTCGGCGCGGCACGCCCTGAAACTGGGCTTGCCGGAGGACGTGGTGCAGCATTACCTGTGGAACTTCCGCTACCACCTGGAGGAAGCCGACCGGCAGGCGCTCAGGCTGTTTGCCGACCGGGCCGTGCCGGGGCACGCGGAACTGTGCTTCGGCCCGTGTGATAAAGATTCCGGCTGA
- a CDS encoding GNAT family N-acetyltransferase: MIRPRTPADLPALVNALWEIHVQDGYPSVWPEQPLSFLAPADTVPADTVGGWVAEMDGRVVGQVLLRGVSRPPGWLLDAGLTDPNLVILSRLFVAPGARHQGLAQALFQTAWAEAERRGLQPVLDVHHRNYAAIRLYERLGWQRIASVHADWADPDGTTPTVHVDLSPA, translated from the coding sequence ATGATTCGCCCGCGCACGCCCGCCGACCTGCCCGCCCTGGTCAACGCTCTGTGGGAAATTCATGTGCAGGACGGCTATCCCAGCGTGTGGCCCGAACAGCCGCTCAGTTTTCTGGCTCCAGCCGACACAGTTCCAGCTGACACCGTGGGCGGTTGGGTGGCTGAAATGGACGGGCGCGTGGTGGGGCAGGTGCTCTTGCGGGGAGTGAGCCGCCCGCCAGGCTGGCTGCTGGACGCGGGCCTGACCGACCCGAATCTGGTCATCCTGTCGCGCCTGTTCGTAGCTCCCGGCGCACGCCACCAGGGCCTGGCCCAGGCTCTTTTTCAGACGGCCTGGGCCGAAGCAGAAAGACGCGGGCTACAGCCTGTGCTGGACGTTCACCACAGAAATTATGCGGCTATTCGCCTGTATGAACGCCTCGGCTGGCAACGGATCGCCAGCGTGCACGCCGACTGGGCTGACCCGGACGGCACCACCCCCACCGTCCACGTTGACCTGTCGCCCGCTTGA